The Syngnathoides biaculeatus isolate LvHL_M chromosome 6, ASM1980259v1, whole genome shotgun sequence genome has a window encoding:
- the LOC133502452 gene encoding leucine-rich repeat-containing protein 17-like: MRVTSSLVLVSLLLFPLLLPLAEMKHRGKGRGGRRKGAPDRARGVGRRSRSDPPKPANCSEWLESGRVFADCQDRRLVAVPRPQTWSRAPKYLLLARNRIKVLRDEAFAGYESLTSLDLQQNHISLVEDGAFEGLTRLTTLLLQHNRVTSLSEEALIPLPNLRYLRLYDNPLNCHCDMDSLVQTLQVPSNRNLGNHARCAEPLRLKGKKLKRIDPELLCKKPDPDEKPQGDQTDPKDPMEPSPFQNKPDAITSCHTYYFPHVRVDCSNRGLTEVPAAIPEDAVQIDLSHNSIRHLKAKSFQGAKSLKTLNLSHNNMERIDTASLFGLLHLRELDLSENSLHFVQYGVLEDLYFLSKLKLGGNPWVCDYSIHYMVYWLRLHPAVRHSGLMCRSPPEYTGERVEDYVRAYNRGCPRDRQPSQRDQTEADELLWNSLEEVQGEPEEEVEPSHLRQPQKYQIIRLS; the protein is encoded by the exons ATGCGCGTGACCTCCTCCTTGGTCCTGGTCTCCCTGCTCCTGTTCCCGCTGCTGCTGCCGCTCGCCGAGATGAAACATCGGGGCAAAGGAAGAGGGGGAAGACGCAAGGGCGCCCCCGACAG GGCGAGGGGCGTCGGCCGCCGCAGCAGATCCGACCCCCCGAAACCGGCCAACTGCTCTGAATGGTTAGAGTCCGGGCGCGTCTTTGCGGATTGTCAAGACCGCCGCCTCGTCGCCGTTCCCAGGCCGCAGACCTGGTCCAGGGCACCCAAGTACCTCCTCTTAGCGCGCAACAGAATCAAGGTCCTCCGTGACGAAGCCTTCGCCGGTTACGAGAGTCTAACCAGTCTGGACCTGCAGCAAAACCACATCTCTCTGGTGGAGGACGGGGCCTTCGAGGGTTTGACTCGACTCACGACGCTTCTGCTCCAGCACAACCGCGTGACTTCGCTGAGCGAGGAAGCCCTCATCCCCCTGCCCAACCTCCGCTACCTGCGCCTCTACGACAATCCGTTGAATTGTCACTGCGACATGGACAGCCTCGTGCAAACCCTTCAGGTCCCGAGTAACCGCAATCTGGGAAATCATGCCAG GTGCGCAGAACCCCTCAGGCTGAAAGGCAAGAAGCTGAAACGGATCGACCCCGAGCTGCTCTGCAAGAAGCCCGACCCGGATGAAAAGCCGCAGGGCGACCAGACCGACCCCAAAGATCCCATGGAGCCGAGTCCCTTCCAAAACAAACCGGATGCCATCACATCCTGCCACACGTATTACTTCCCTCACGTACGCGTGGACTGCAGTAACCGAG GTCTAACGGAGGTGCCCGCCGCTATTCCCGAGGACGCCGTCCAAATCGATCTCTCCCACAATTCCATCCGACATCTCAAGGCCAAGAGTTTCCAAGGAGCAAAAAGTCTGAAAACGTTGAACCTCAGCCACAACAACATGGAGCGCATTGACACAG CTTCGTTGTTTGGGCTCCTGCACCTCCGCGAGTTGGACCTGTCGGAAAACAGCCTGCATTTTGTCCAGTACGGGGTTCTTGAAGACCTCTACTTTCTGTCCAAGCTGAAGCTGGGGGGAAACCCCTGGGTGTGTGACTACAG CATCCACTACATGGTGTACTGGCTTCGGCTGCACCCGGCGGTGAGACACTCGGGCCTGATGTGTCGCTCGCCTCCCGAGTACACGGGCGAGCGCGTGGAGGACTACGTGCGCGCCTACAACCGAGGGTGTCCCAGAGACAGGCAGCCGAGCCAGCGGGACCAAACCGAGGCGGACGAGCTGCTCTGGAACTCCCTGGAAGAGGTGCAGGGCGAGCCGGAGGAGGAAGTGGAGCCCAGCCACTTGAGACAGCCTCAGAAGTACCAGATCATCAGACTGTCTTGA
- the fam185a gene encoding protein FAM185A has translation MLLWSGVGLVHSWCRTASRRGLLRRCRSVFTSSPRFASQDREDEASRRPPLREWSLEVSPFSTVRARLPCSVSVRSLDPHAFPEANRAFVAVHGGREATDAEDVSVRYDDRAEELLITAERAEGDLSVDLSVPVKSNLFISTRGRGNVQVKNMESDVCKVRTEEGNCSLRSVKGHRVEVRSGGDVTGEGTIHGNVDISAFGKGAVRVKKLQGTEMKVSTEHGGLTVKAVYAESSRVSSCTGKLELGLVHGDATVENISGHTLIDGSNGLLKVSSQSGAIDVYVGDGASSEVLSQEGAVCIRAPSSLRAEVDLCGASVDVSRDVTLRRVQRNTTENQTRITGHMNSDGPVGQRIRVKTERGPVTLGTQSWLQSLKLGG, from the exons ATGTTGTTGTGGAGCGGCGTCGGACTCGTCCACTCCTGGTGTCGGACGGCCAGCCGCCGCGGGCTCCTCCGTCGCTGCCGGTCCGTCTTCACGTCTTCGCCGAGGTTCGCCAGCCAGGACCGCGAAGACGAGGCGAGCCGCCGGCCGCCGCTGCGGGAGTGGAGCCTGGAGGTTAGCCCCTTCAGCACGGTCCGGGCGCGCCTACCTTGCAGCGTCTCCGTCCGGTCCCTGGACCCGCACGCCTTCCCCGAAGCGAACCGAGCCTTCGTGGCGGTCCACGGAGGCCGCGAGGCGACGGACGCGGAGGACGTCAGCGTCCGCTATGACGACCGGGCCGAGGAGCTCCTCATCACGGCCGAGAGGGCTGAAGGCGACTTGTCTGTGGACCTCTCAGTACCGGTCAAGAGCA ATCTTTTCATCAGCACCCGCGGCAGAGGAAACGTGCAGGTGAAGAACATGGAGAGTGACGTCTGCAAGGTGCGCACAGAGGAAGGAAACTGCTCGCTGCGTTCGGTCAAG GGCCATCGGGTGGAGGTGCGCTCAGGTGGGGACGTCACAGGCGAGGGTACGATACACGGCAACGTGGACATCAGCGCTTTTGGAAAAGGT GCGGTACGCGTCAAGAAGCTGCAGGGCACCGAGATGAAGGTCTCCACCGAGCACGGCGGCCTGACGGTGAAGGCCGTCTACGCCGAATCCAGCCGCGTCTCCTCCTGCACCGGGAAGCTGGAACTGGGTCTCGTGCACG GTGACGCCACTGTGGAGAACATATCAGGCCACACACTCATAG ATGGCTCCAACGGCCTCTTGAAGGTTTCCTCTCAAAGCGGCGCCATCGACGTGTACGTGGGTGACGGCGCCAGCTCGGAGGTGCTCAGCCAGGAAG GAGCGGTGTGCATCCGCGCCCCCTCTTCGCTACGAGCTGAGGTGGACCTCTGCGGCGCCTCGGTTGACGTCAGCCGTGATGTGACGCTGCGCCGGGTCCAGCGGAACACCACTGAAAACCAAACCAGAATCACCG GCCACATGAACTCCGATGGTCCAGTGGGGCAGCGGATCCGAGTCAAGACGGAAAGAGGTCCGGTAACTCTGGGGACGCAAAGCTGGCTCCAGTCCCTGAAGTTGGGAGGCTGA
- the LOC133502448 gene encoding uncharacterized protein LOC133502448 — protein sequence MAPARIQQASPKQRRATSWQAAPRSTRGDAAEFTARRGKKKFTDANPVVGILPTGQTECSTPQMEFTALCTFLISLASSGLSREGNEGSGSCVATLRAGAACGPGRAGCPYVLSLPPMTVHLPKQLGDLEKLLKDLQTLKDDVDQLREMCGDGGVRPDIRYDVEGHSQTRDLDARDRPGKTAAGSVCALETGGKEAAAKEAKGENQQAKRDSGGKETGNHRERQVRPDDKSAEEKKTQIKMLQNHGRQDQGKICEEKKKEMEKGRKAGKIHEKPKQIASRGLQDKSGSNQKDGEVDGETERGKQAEDVQSDGDGGSAPRRATQTTDFVSISWAPALTYSSTQSPQLADLDQAESITSSLPSPPFSKSTSQSFPVISPERTQTTTTESSPESSLSDLTSYPSSSPGGIIPWNDLHTTLSPEAAEPRRWTSVDAGLKGPRGLKAESEAKREPGTNRDANEPKDPERDNKPNVQTEQKMSHLKNKAEMKLKPGNETKRLQIQKDDNWGTDPHLKIQKPKHGQDKTTHQQQVASDQQARPAANEEPESSQKPMSNKNSKPNKRPVRPFKTSKIDQKKKNDKKVKTDTKQKVDQNKEKQHFTQELQTDSEKTQKPTESLHSNSSGNSESHNTFTANPGQRLTSSRKIPNINTKPKTGQLPKPNQKQPKPARDQNTKANENPKASQVLPDTDHQSVSHQNPGENSNKGSEAWAPSRPPTGKTLEPGATPAEPKQNTTINQPHHFSQTKGSFYNAHLPPAPSPVPRTTDVTHSRVDTEFQASTMKTFTPMTSENQTVGPNSGVVSDLTPQTTNHPPLDPRSTRPIRVYSVIPSTNPAPTEPNLHARDETAPPQKTIRPLSSGAQTTSSYDFGSTTTTDAEARPAAKSTTSSARELRVKIKQVAAAFFNGSQVGPSRRPPVGRRPEGLPEANDGESRQPGGRLKLRPSERAVSVVKRDCSDHLITGRVMKSGIYRVTPDPHTGGSFLVLCDMEVQGGGWTLLQLRQDGGVGFNRTWVEYRSGFGELLNGGEFWLGNQNMHLLTRDRDMTLRVELEDFSGVAGYAEYEHFRVASERMRYRLTVGGYSGTAGNALRFGSSYDHNNRAFTTPDRDNDRYPSGNCGAYYSSGWWFDACMAANLNGRYYVGKYKGVRDGIYWGAWHNISTEFYPTNERQSFKTVRMMIRPKGLFS from the exons CCCCAGATGGAGTTCACGGCGCTGTGCACGTTTTTGATCTCGCTGGCCTCCTCCGGCCTCTCCCGGGAGGGGAACGAGGGGTCCGGGTCGTGCGTCGCCACCCTGCGGGCTGGGGCGGCGTGCGGACCGGGGCGGGCCGGCTGCCCTTACGTCTTGAGCCTGCCGCCGATGACCGTGCACCTGCCGAAACAGCTCGGGGATCTGGAGAAGCTGCTGAAGGACCTGCAGACGCTGAAGGACGACGTGGACCAGTTGAGGGAGATGTGCGGCGACGGCGGGGTACGCCCGGACATCAGGTACGACGTGGAGGGACACTCTCAGACACGAGATTTAGACGCGAGGGACAGGCCGGGAAAGACGGCGGCAGGTTCCGTGTGCGCTCTAGAAACGGGCGGGAAAGAAGCAGCCGCGAAAGAGGCGAAGGGAGAAAATCAACAAGCCAAGCGGGATAGCGGAGGAAAAGAGACGGGAAATCACCGAGAGCGTCAAGTGCGGCCGGACGACAAAAGCGCCGAGGAGAAAAAGACACAAATAAAGATGCTGCAGAACCACGGGAGGCAGGATCAAGGGAAGATTTGcgaggagaagaaaaaggaaatggaaaagGGGAGAAAAGCGGGGAAGATTCATGAGAAGCCAAAACAGATTGCAAGCAGAGGACTCCAGGACAAAAGCGGGTCGAACCAAAAAGACGGGGAGGTGGACGGAGAAACCGAGAGAGGGAAACAAGCGGAGGACGTGCAGAGCGACGGCGACGGAGGCTCAGCGCCCAGAAGAGCGACTCAGACGACAGACTTTGTTTCAATCAGCTGGGCTCCTGCCTTGACGTATAGCTCGACTCAAAGCCCCCAGCTGGCGGACTTGGATCAGGCTGAGAGTATCACCTCATCTCTTCCATCTCCTCccttctccaaatccacttcCCAATCCTTCCCAGTTATTAGTCCAGAAAGAACTCAAACAACTACGACTGAATCAAGCCCCGAAAGCAGTCTCTCGGATTTAACGAGTTACCCAAGCTCAAGTCCAGGCGGGATCATTCCCTGGAACGACCTTCACACCACTCTTTCCCCCGAGGCCGCAGAACCTCGCAGGTGGACGAGCGTCGACGCCGGCTTGAAGGGCCCGCGGGGCCTGAAAGCCGAGTCGGAGGCAAAGCGGGAGCCTGGAACGAACCGTGACGCAAACGAGCCAAAGGACCCCGAGCGCGACAATAAACCGAACGttcagacagaacaaaaaatgtctCACCTGAAAAACAAAGCAGAGATGAAACTGAAACCTGGGAATGAAACAAAAAGGCTGCAAATTCAAAAAGATGATAACTGGGGAACTGATCCCCACCTCAAAatccaaaaaccaaaacatggtCAAGACAAGACAACTCATCAACAGCAGGTAGCAAGTGACCAACAAGCAAGACCCGCGGCCAACGAAGAACCCGAATCAAGCCAAAAGCCGATGTCGAACAAAAACTCGAAGCCTAACAAAAGACCCGTTCGTCCATTTAAAACCAGCAAGAttgaccaaaagaaaaaaaatgacaaaaaggtcaaaactgacacaaaacaaaaagtggatcaaaacaaagaaaagcaacATTTCACACAAGAACTACAGACAGACTccgaaaaaacacaaaaaccgaCGGAATCGCTTCATTCTAATTCTTCTGGAAACTCTGAGTCACATAACACATTTACAGCTAATCCCGGTCAAAGGCTGACATCCAGCCGGAAAATTCCCAATATTAACACAAAGCCCAAAACTGGTCAGTTGCCCAAACCTAACCAAAAGCAGCCCAAACCTGCGAGGGACCAAAACACGAAAGCTAACGAAAACCCGAAAGCCAGCCAAGTACTTCCTGATACTGACCACCAATCTGTGTCTCATCAAAATCCTGGTGAGAACTCCAACAAAGGATCTGAGGCCTGGGCTCCGTCAAGACCACCAACCGGCAAGACGCTGGAGCCAGGTGCAACACCAGCTGAACCAAAACAGAACACCACCATCAACCAACCACATCATTTTAGTCAGACGAAAGGCAGTTTCTACAATGCTCACCTCCCACCTGCTCCCAGTCCTGTTCCACGGACAACTGATGTGACTCATTCCCGAGTGGACACAGAGTTCCAGGCCAGCACGATGAAAACCTTCACGCCAATGACCTCCGAGAACCAAACAGTGGGTCCAAACAGTGGCGTGGTGTCTGATCTGACGCCACAAACAACCAACCACCCACCGCTGGATCCAAGATCAACAAGACCGATCCGAGTTTACAGTGTTATTCCGAGCACCAATCCAGCCCCCACTGAGCCGAATTTGCATGCTAGAGATGAAACAGCACCCCCCCAAAAGACCATTCGACCCCTTTCTTCCGGTGCCCAGACCACCTCCAGCTATGACTTCGGTTCAACGACCACCACTGACGCCGAGGCCCGACCGGCCGCCAAATCGACGACGTCAAGTGCCCGCGAACTGCGCGTCAAAATCAAGCAGGTGGCTGCTGCGTTCTTTAACGGCAGCCAAGTCGGTCCGAGCAGAAGACCGCCAGTGGGCAGGCGGCCCGAAGGTCTACCAGAGGCTAATGACGGTGAAAGCCGGCAACCCGGTGGAAGACTGAAGCTGAGACCATCTGAAC GTGCAGTTTCCGTGGTGAAGAGGGATTGCTCAGACCATTTAATCACAGGCAGGGTGATGAAGAGCGGCATCTACCGAGTGACTCCAGATCCCCACACAGGCGGCAGTTTTCTGGTCTTGTGTGACATGGAGGTGCAAGGCGGCGGATGGACCCTCCTGCAGCTGCGGCAAGACGGCGGCGTCGGCTTCAACCGCACCTGGGTCGAGTACCGATCGGGCTTCGGGGAGCTGCTGAACGGAGGGGAGTTCTGGCTGGGGAACCAAAACATGCACCTCCTGACCCGGGACAGGGACATGACCCTGCGGGTGGAGCTGGAGGACTTCTCCGGGGTGGCCGGGTACGCAGAGTACGAGCACTTCAGGGTTGCGAGTGAGAGGATGCGCTACAGGCTGACGGTGGGGGGCTATTCGGGCACGGCGGGGAACGCGCTCCGATTCGGTTCCAGTTACGACCACAACAACCGGGCCTTCACCACCCCAGACCGGGACAATGACCGATACCCATCTGGGAACTGCGGGGCCTACTACAGCTCCGGCTGGTGGTTCGACGCCTGCATGGCTGCCAACCTCAACGGAAGGTACTACGTCGGGAAGTACAAGGGGGTCCGGGACGGGATCTACTGGGGGGCCTGGCACAATATTTCCACCGAGTTCTACCCCACAAATGAAAGGCAGTCCTTTAAAACAGTTCGGATGATGATCAGACCGAAGGGATTGTTTTCATGA